The nucleotide window GTCGTCGGGCTCCTGGGCCGCCCGCTCGCCGTGCGGTACACCGCCAACATTGAACGGGGCGTCGACACGTCCGGCGTCCTTGTGCTGGACTACGGCGACCGGACCGCGGTGTGCGTCTGCGCGAAAGACTCGGACGGTCCGATCCGCACGAAGATCCAGGGCACCGACGGCTGGATCGTGGTTGATGGTCCGCCGAACGTCATGAGCTCGTTGACGACGAAGGTGCGCGGCGGAGAGGTCGAACAGATCGACCTGACCCTTCATTCACACCGCATGGTTGAGGAGTTCCGTGCGTTCGAGAAGATGATCCGCGAGCATGACACCGCTGAGCGGGACCGGCGGCTGGAGCACAGTGCGATGGTCCTCGCCGTAGCCGTGGCAGCCCTCAAGTCGGCCGGCATCGCCCCCGCGTAGCGGTGTCCATCATCTGACAGTGCGGCCTGGTGGCTTTGTGCACTAGGCCGCACGGCTATATCTATCTGGCAGAACGCCAACTCGCCCGATCGCCGAAGATCGCGAACTTCCGCTGTTCGTGCTTTTCTTCGGGGGCGTGTCGCACGCCCTCGTAGTACAGGGTCACCAGCTCGGATCGTGTGCGGGCGCCCAGCTTGGCCCGGAGCCGACTGACGTACGTCTTGACCGACGATTGAGCGAGATACAGTTCCGAGGCGATCTCGCTGTTGCTCTTACCCTGCGCGATGAGCTGGAGCATCTCGGACTCTCGTTCGGTCATTCGAACGAGGGGCCCGCTGGCTGTGTCGATCTCCCGCACCTGAGCGTCGTGACCGCCGGTGCGCATCCGCTCGATGATGCCCGAGGTCACTTCGGGCGACAGCATCCCGCCGCCGGCATGGATCACCCGGATGGCGCGAAGGAGGTCGGTGAGCGGTCCGTTCTTGACGATGAAGCCGGCGGCGCCGGCGACCACGGCGGCCTCGACGTCTTCCGGCTGGTCGAAGATGGTGACCACGAGGATTCGGATCTCCGAGGTCCGTGCGCAGATCCGACGGGTGGCTTCGACGCCATCCATGCCCGGCATATGCAGGTCCATCAGCAACACATCCGGCTTGACCTCGAGCGCCGTGTGGAAGGCTTCCAGGCCGCTCGCCGCCTCCGCCACGATGTGCATGTCGTCTTGCATATCGATCAACTGCCGATAGCTGTCGCGCATGATCGGGTCGTCGTCGGTGATCATCACTCTGATGGCACTAGTCATGAGTCTCATCTGCCGGCAGCGCTGGAAGCGGGATGGTGACAGTGACGGAGAACAGGTCTCCTTCACGGTGCACGTCGGCTGCGCCTCCGAGCATTTCGGCGCGTTCGCGGATTCCGTCGAGTCCGATCCCGGGGTTGCTGTCATCGTGGTGGCCTGGTGAGATGCTTTCGCTGCTTACGGTCAGTAGACCCGGCGAGTCCAGGCCGACGCGGATCGTCCCCTGTGAGTGCGCCGCGTGTTTTCCGATGTTCGTGACGAGCTCTTGCAGAATTCGGTACAGGTTGACATCAACGATTGTCGGAAGTGACTCGGGCAGATCCATCGCGAGGTCCACATCGATGCCCAGCGCCGCGCTGGAGCGCACCAGGTCGGGGAAACTGCTCATCGTGGGCTGCGTGGCGGGAGCGACGCCGGTTTTCACCGTGACCAGCAGACTGCGAACTTCGGTCAGGGCAAGTCGACTGTCGACTTCGATGGACGCGAGCACGCCGAGGACCTTGGGCAGATCCGTCGAGTTCACCTCCGTCGCCACGGCGGCCTGCATCCCGATGCGGCTGAGGGTGTGGGAGAGGATGTCGTGCAGCTCGCGGGATACTTCCGCGCGCTGCTCCAGCAAGGCGGTACGTTTTCGTGACTCCGCGGCCTGTTCGCGTTGCTCGGCTTCGGCTCGGCCCTGCACGCCCATCAACCAGGCGCCGAAGAGGAACGTGACGCTGACGAGCACCTGGAGAACCATGAAATCGCTCGACGGAGCTTGCGCGGATACGAGGACGAGGAAGAACCCGACAGAGACCACCGAGGTGATGAGCTTGAGCCGCCTGCTTTTCCCCGACAGGAACGTCACCCGATACAGCCCCCACGACGCCATGATGAACGGCTCCTGGGTGACGCCGATCAGCCATCCCGCCACTGTGATCGCGAACAGCAGGTAGAAGGAAAGTTGGGGATGCGTGGGCGTGAAGATCACAACGAGCGCGTATGAGCCGATGAGCGCCAGCTGAATGACCCTGAGTTCGGGTGAGCCGGGGGAGACCGTCAGCCAAAATGCCACTCCGACTCCGACGGCCAAGAACAGGCCAGCGGTGGTGGTGGTCGCCCGGGGAGCTATTCCGTAGGACGACGGCCTACGACGCAAGAAGTTGGTTTTCCGCGAGGTCTCGGTAGAGCGGGGTCGACGCGAGTAGCTCCTCATGCGTCCCTTTCCCGATGACCTGGCCATTGTCAACGACAATGATCTCGTCTGAGTCGATGACAGTTGCCAGCCTATGTGCGATGACCATCAGTGAGCGCCCGGCGGCAACCGCGTCGATCGCCTTCCGCATCTGAACTTCATTGCGGCTGTCCAAACTGGATGTCGACTCGTCGAGCAAGAGGAGAGGGGGCGAACTGAGGAGTGCCCGAGCAATTGCAAGCCGCTGACGCTCGCCTCCGGAGAGGGTAACGCCACCGTCACCGATCTGATGGTTGAGACCCTGTCCGCTTCGTTCGGTGAGTTCGAGGAGATTGACCGAGGCCAGAGCGGCGAGACACTCGTCATCAGTGGCGTTGGGCTTTGCCATGGTCAGATTCTCTCGAATTGTGCCGCCCAGTGCGGGCGCGTCCTGCTCGACGTATCCGATCTGCGCCCGAAGTGAGTTGCGATCAAGCGTCTGGATGTCCTTTCCGAAGATCTGTATCGATCCGTCGCTTGCGTCGTAGAAGCGCTCGATGAGCTGGAATATCGTGCTTTTACCGGCTCCGGATGGTCCGACCAGGGCGATGCGTTTGCCCGCGGGAACCGAGAACGAGATCTGACTGAGCACGGGGCGAGGGGTGCGGGCCGACCCGTCGGAACCATCATGTTCCTCGTAGGAGAAGTCCACGCCTGTGAAACTGACCGCGTTCTCGGCCAGGGCAACGTGGATGGCCGAGAGCGCCAGGGTTTCCCGTTCGGCTACGTCTTCGGTCGGCAAGGAGAGGATTTCCCGAATCCGACCGAAGGCACCCAGGGCTTGGTTTATCGATCCCACGGCTCCGAAAGCCTGGCCGAGGGGAACCACGAGCATGACGAGGAAGAGCATGAACGCGACGAGATCGGCCACACTCATCTGCCCGGCATTGACGCGGTAACCGCCGATGCCGAGGACGGTGAGGAGGGAAATCTGAGTGCAGAGACCTGAGACGGGCGAGATGATCGCGATGAACTTCGCGGCCGAGACTCCGGCTTTCCAGGAACGGACGGCGTGGTCTTCCACCCGGAGCTCTTCGTGCCGAGTCGAGTTGGTGGCGCGGACCGTTCGCACTCCGCGCAACCCGCGCTCCAGAGCGGTGCTGAGGTCGCCTAAGGACTGTTGGGCTTCGGTGCTGGCCTTCTTGACCAAAACGCCCAGACTCAAGACGACCGCGAGGGAAAGCACGATGATCAGCAGGGTCAAGCCGAGAAGCCCGGCGTCGATGAACGCCATCGCTATTCCGGCGCCGATGATGATGGCGATGCCGCTCAACGCGGACACGGCTGACTGAATGAGAGCGACGCGCAGCAGCGTCGTGTCGCTGTTGATCCGAGACACGAAATCACCGGTGCTCCGGCGGTCGTACTCCGAGATGCGCAGTCGAAAGACGCGTCGGATCAGTTGTCGTCTCGAATCGAGGACCACACCCTCACCGATTCTCTGGAGAAGGTACTGCTGGATTCCGGTCAGGACTGTTGCCGCGATCAGGAGGCCGGCCAGGATCCAGATCGTCGACGAAAGGCTCGTTCCCGCGGTCACGGACTCAATGGCCTGTGCCACGACCAGGGGCTGGGCCAATGACGTCAGCGCGCTGGCAATCCCAACGATTCCGACGAACACGAGTTGCGCCTTCTGGCTGAAGAGCAGGTGAACGAGCGCGGAGAAGTCCCCCCGGGGTTTTGCTCGCGATGGCTCACCTTTGGATGGCATCGAGTAAATTCCCTGTGCTGATGCTGCGTACTCAGTCATTTCTTTGCCTCTGAATAGGTGGTGGACGCGGAGCTGAGAACGGTGACGTAGTCAGCTATTTCTGGTTGCTCGCCCACCTGGTGCGCGTCAACTTCCACCCAGGCGTGGGCGCGGAAGGGCTCTAACGCGAAGCCGGTGCACCAGGTCGCCGACGTGCCCGATAACCGGCAGAGGAGCACTGTGGCCACAGACCGGCGGAGGCACCCTTGCGGGCCCCGGCAGCTGAGACTGACCGTGCACACCGCTTCTCGTGCCCGAGCGCACTGCGATATCGAAGCGGTGGGTCGAGACGTGGTCAGCGTGCGGAGGAGACTGGCGATCCTGTGTGGGGGAAGTCTGACGAGCGCACCAGCCAGCAAGACGGCGAGACGAGCCCGGGATGATTCGGCATACCGCAGCGACGTGCTCTCCTCGGAAAACAGCGGGATGCTCATGAGTCCTCGGAGCGAAGCCACTTGTGTTTCTCGAAGGTTGCCAGGCACCCGGTCACATCCGTGAGTGCAGTTCGGGCGTCGACATCGAATTCCTCGGTCAGCTGAGTGGCGACGTGTTCGGGTTCGAGCCCGTTCAGGGTGTGACGCAGCACGAAATACGCCGTCGGGTTCAATTGGAGATATCCACCTCGGCGTGAGTCGAAGATAATGGCGCCTTCGCCCACCTCCTTCAGCGTGATGTGGCTGGCCAGCTTCATAGTTGTCCTTCGTGAGTCCATGGCTAAATCCCGACACCGTGCCGTGTGGCCGCTTGTAACCAGTTCTCCACGGCGACGAACGTCTCGACCTGAGACAGGAAGTCCGGGGACGGAGCTGGATCCGAGAGTCTGCTGAGCATGAGGTCCACATCGATCAAGTTCGCCTCAGCCAGCAGCGACGCCCGGATGCCGGTGTGCAGCTCTGTGCGTCGCTGGGTGAACTCGGCGTAGGTGTCGGCGCTGTACTCGCCCGACACTCGTCTCTTGAAGAATTCCGGTGGCATCGACAGAGGCGCCATTGCCCGCGCCAAGAGGGGTTTCGCCGTCGACGTGCCCAGCCGGTATCGCATCGGGACCGCGGAAACTGCCTCAATCATTGACCGTTTCAAGAACGGACTGTCCCATCGAGCATTTCCTCCATGAACCTGGTTGATCTGATGCTGAACCTGCCCCTGAAACAGCAAGGATTCGTGCATCTGATGCCGGCCCCTATCCGGGTCGAGTCCGGCGCGCCAGGGTGACGAACCATGAAACGCGAGGGCCGTTGCAGCCAAGTCCGTCGCGTGGGTCGTCATGTTCTCGGGCCAGGACGGCCGGGCAAACCACGAGCCGGGCCGATGTGACGAGTTGGCGCGGTGTGCCAGTTTGGAGGGAAGTGCGGCGAGTGAGCTCCCGAAGGTCTGGCGGTTCACGACCTCTGCGAGAACCGGTAGAAACGGGGTCCGTGACGCTGAGCAGAGGCGCCGGACGGCAGCTACGGAATGCAGCCCGCCCTCATTGACCAATGACCACGAAATTGCTGGAACGGGACCGAACAGTTCATCACCACCGATGCCGGTGAAATGGGTGGTCTGTCCGAAGTCGCTCAAGGATCTGCGGAGCTTCTGCAGGAACCCGTTGGATCCTGACCAGAGGATGGGCTGATCGGGGACGACAAGCGCTGAGGGTGATCGGTTGAGGAGAAACGCCTGTGCGGTGCTCCCGAGAGTGGGCAACTCACGCAGCTCAATCGACAGGTCATCGGCTGCCTTTCGCGCCCACGAGAGGTCGTCATTGCGGGGGTTTACCGATCGTGAGTGGAATGCGGTGGGTGTGGCGCCCAACGACCCGAGTGCGTAGGCGACACTGCTCGAATCGAGTCCGCCAGACAAGTCGCAGGTAACGGTGTCGGAGCGGTCCAGCGCTTGCCCCAGGGTCTCGGTCAGGGACTTTCGTACCCGATCGGCTCCCTCGTCCAATGTGTCGCCGACCGCTGGCGGGGTCCACCAGCAGACCGCTCGCGGACCTCCGTTGGGGGAGAGTGCCAGATAGCTGTGCGGATGGAGCCGATCAACCTGATCCCACAAAGGCAACAACGCGAAGGGGTAGGGCGGGAGTTCTCGGTTGAGTCGGAGCGCCAGCCGGGGCAGTGACACCTTTGCGCGGTGCGCTTTGGCCAGTGTCAGCGCGGAGTCGCTGGCAACGGTGCCGTCGTTCGACGTGACCCAGTGAATGTTGGAGCTACCCGAGAGCGATCCAGCCAAAAGTTGGTGGCCGTCGAATGAGATGGCGACGATGCCGTCCCCAGCAATCTCGGCGAGAAAATCGTGAGCTGCGACGAGATCGGAAATGTCGTTCAGCGAGTTCTGAAGCCGGTGCGGATTCGTGATTCCGCATCTCTCGATCACTAGCACGGCGCGACGGTCTCGAGACGTGAGGACGAGATGCTCGGTGAGCCGGCCGATGACCCACTCGTTTCCACTTGCGTGACGCACGGTGGACATCCCTGTTCCGTGCGATAGTTCGGCCAGCACACGTTCGCTGTGCGGTGAGTCTTGGAGGAATGTCAACGCCATGGAATGTCTTGGGCCTTCCGGCTTGGTGAGATCAGGTGCGAAGCGAGTACCGACCCGATGGGCCGGCCGCCAGTGGCAGCTTGCGGATACACAATCGAGATCGCGCGCCGTCAAGCTGCCACCGGTCGATCGGTCGGTTAGCCGATCGCGATGAAGGCGCGACCGCCGAAGATGTCGCGCCAGGATCCGAACCACACGCCGTTCGTCACGGACTTGAACTCGCCCAGGGTCTGGACGGACGGAGAAATGTATGCGGACTTGTTCATGGCGATGCTCTTTTCTTTGTACTGGCCGCGTCCTAGGACACTGCTGGTTTATGGCCAAAGAATGAGAAATCCGGATGGATGCCCCCCACCAACTGGCGCTAAACCTAGCAAGGCAGGAAAGGGCCAAACTCGCCCTGTTATCCACAGCCCGGCGCCAATTCCCCCACTTCAGGGGGCCGCCAACGTGATACTGGCGTTGCTCCTCGCATCCGAAATTCACGCCACCGGGAGCCAGGAGACTGCGAACGTTCCAGCGTCAGTCCTCAGCGCGCGTGACACGCCCGTGTGGTCTAAACATCCCGATTAAAGGATGTTTAGCCGTCTACCTAAGGCCGGGCTGGGGCGAGTTCCGTTCCGTGAAGGGCGTGCTGGTCGAGCTTCCGAGCGCGCTCGAGGCGCGCGCAGATCCCGAATTCATCGGTGCCACCTGGCCTCGGCCGGCGCCCCTCTGACTGTCAACTTTGGGGGACAAATACGCGCCATGCCGACAACGTGGCAAGAGGCCCGCGAGGTCGGGCCGGCCCCTTGATCCCGTGCAAGAGTCAACTTTGGGCGACTATCTACCAGCCGGCAGATTCGAGACTCTGGTCTCATGATCGAAATCAAGAATTTGCGCAAACGGCACGGGCGCAAGGAAGTGCTCCACGACCTCAGCTTCGCCGTCGAGCCGGGCCGAATCACCGGTTTCCTGGGGCCCAACGGTGCGGGCAAAAGTTCGACCCTCCGGATCCTGCTCGGGCTCGACCGGGCAACCAGCGGGTCCGCTTTGATCAACGGAGTCGCCTACGGGCAGATGCTGAACCCGATGCGGTCGGTCGGGGCGATGTTCGATGGTCCGGGGGCCAGTAAAGGGCGCTCGGCCAGAGACCACCTGCGGTGGATGTGCGTCAGCAACGAGATTCCGCGCAATCGGGTGAACGAGGTGCTCGAGATCGTCGGTTTGGCAGACAACGCGAAGGACAAGGTCGGAACGTTCTCGTTGGGGATGGGACAACGCCTCGGCATAGCATCCGCCCTCTTGGGGCACCCCGGGGTGCTCGTGCTGGACGAGCCCACCAATGGGCTCGATCCCGATGGGCTGCGGTGGTTGCGAGCGTTTTTGCGAGACCAAGCGCAGATGGGAAACACCGTTTTGGTGTCCAGCCATCTCATGACGGAGATGGAAGGGATCGCAGACGACCTCGTTGTCATCAGTGACGGTGCGATCGTGTCCACGGGCACCGTCGCTGCTGTTCGAGGAAGGCACCCGTCGTTGGAATCCGCGTTCTTTGCGTTGACCGACGCTGTCACGTGGCGAGTGGACAAACGCGCATGACCTGGCTAACGATCAGCGTCAAGACCGAGGCCGTCAAGGTCGTCACTTCCAAACCGCTCTGGCTCCTGCCCGTGGTGACCGTCCTGCTCACCTGGGTGTTGACGTATGTCACCGGCCTGTCTGACTTGAAGGCGACAGGAGGGGACTTGGGCGGCACGACAGCCGAGAACAATCCCCTCATGTACGCCGACAAACTCCCCCCGCTGGAGTTTCAAGGATTCGATCTCATGAACATCGGTCTGATTCTGATGATCGCGCTGGGGGCGATCTATGCCGGCGCCGAGTATCGAGATGGTCTCATCCGAAGTTCTCTGATTGCGCAGCCGAGAAGAGTCAGGTTGTTTGTGACCAAGGCGGGCGTGCTCGTGGCGATCATCGCCGTGACCGCAGCCCTCTCCATGGGGGTCGGCACGGTACTTCGGCACCTCGCCCTGGGTGAACATGGCCTGGACCCCCTCGCATTTCCCCCGCTCGTGTGGCGAAACGTCGCCGGTGTCGCACTGACGTGGTCCGTTCTCGGCCTCCTCGCCTTCACCATCGGGGTCATCGCACGCAATGCGATTGTGCCGCTTGTGTTCACGATTCCACTCGCGGTTGGGCTGGGAGACTTCCTCGTCACCCTCTGGGAGCCCGCCAAATTCCTCCCGCCAGCGGCTGGGGCAGATCTCTTCACTCCGGCGGACGGAATCCATCTCGACCCCGTGACGGGCGCTCTGGTCATGAGCGCCTGGGCCGCCATCTCGATAGTCAGTGCGGGTGCCCTCTTTCTCAAGCGGGATGCCTAAATGTCGCTGGGATCGGCCACAAATGCGGAAGTTGTGAAGCTTCTGTCGCTGCCGGCCGCGTTGTACACGATGCTCGCTGTGCTCGTGATCCCCGCGGCGCTCGCCGTGGCGATGGGCCTGAACATGAGGGGGTCGGACGCGCTGACCTCGATGGGCGCCGAAACCCAGGGTTTTGAAGTCGCAGGTTTCGGCCAACCTCTCGTGATCCTGCTGGCCGCCCTCATCGTCGGCAGCGAATATCAGAACGGCCTGCTGCGGTCGTCCCAGCTCGCCACTCCGAACAGAGCCCGCCTCCTCGGCGCAAAAGCCATCGTGATCACGGTCCTCTCCGTCTCGCTGGCATTTCTGTCCATCGGACTAGCGGTCGCCCTCCGACAGATCGTGCTCGGTGATTCCGGCATCCCGCTGTTCTCTTTCACCGGCGCAATGTGGATCAACCTCGCCACTGTCGCTCTCAACTGGACCCTGATCAGCCTGGTTTCCGGGGCCTTGACCGTGCTGGCGCGATCGGTGCTCCTCCCGGTGATCGTTCTCGTGCCCATGGTGCTCGGCCTGGGGGTGTCCCTGGTCGGGGTGCTCCCGTGGCTGAAGTTCGCGCCCGACCTCGCTGGACTCCAACTCCTGACCGAGTACCCTGGGATCGGCTTACTTGACCCGGTCGTCGGTGGGCTGGTCATGGCCGCGTGGGCCGTGGCGCTGTCAGCTGCTGCATTCGTCACATTCAACAGGCGCGATGCGTAACGCGCACCAGTTCTTGTGGTGGTCGCCGAGGCGGCCGATCAGGCGTTCTCAAGCTCGGCGATCACGATCTTCTTCTGCTGCATCATCACCTGGATCTGCTCAGGGCGGCGGGTGTACTCGCCCATGTTCGCGGGGATGATCTGCCAGCTGAGGCCGAACCGGTCCTTGCACCACCCACACTGCTCCGAGTCGGGCACGTGCGAGAGCCGCGACCAGTAGTGGTCGATTTCCTCCTGATCCCGGCACGACACCACTAAGGAGATCGACTCGTTGAAGGTGAAGGCCGGCCCGCCGTCGAGACAGACGAAGTCCACACCGTTCAGACGGAACTGGCCGTTCAGCACCTTGCCGCTCATACCGCCGAAATGCTCGTCGAGCGTCTCGTCGGGATACTCTCCGATCGACAGGATGCGGGAGTTCGGGAACACGCTGACGTAGTACTCCATCGCCTCGCGGGCCTGATCGTCGAACCACAGACACGGCTGTATGGGTGAGAGTTCGGCCATGGGATCCTCCCTGTTCGCACTGTTCTAGTGCGTCCAAGATATGCGGATGCGGCGAAGCCGGCGAGAAGCACGGCGGGTATTACCCACGGGTGCCAAACCGCATACGCTGGGTGTGTTGCCGACCGAAGGATCCGCCGTGTCTGACCACTCCGAGCACTCCCCGCAGGGCCACATCCCAGCCCCGGATGAACCGTCCGTTCCCGAGCTTGAGGACGACCAAACCGTCGCGCCACGTCCGGAGGAGGAGATCGCCGACGTTCTGCGGGCCAAGCCAGACCTTGACGATCACAGCGAGCATCGAGTGAAGACACCCCGGCATCGCGAAAGAAGTAATTTGGATTAAGAAGCCGCGTCTGCGCGCACCTCCCGGCCGTCGATGTCGGGGTGGTCGCGTCGCCTGTGGCCGTGTTCGGAGCCAATAGACTCACGCAATGCGTCAGACCGATACCTCCCAGGCCCGCGCCGAGCACCGGTGGCCGGCCGTCATCGGGCTGCTGATCGCCCTGGGCCTGTACGCCACCCTGCCGAGCGTGTTCATTCCAGGGCTGCGATACGCGGTGGTGGCCGTCGGCCTCGCCATGTTGATCCCGCTCCTGCTGCTGAACCCCCACCGGCTCCTGAAGGAAACCCGGTGGTCGAAGAACCTCGCCACCGGGCAGGCGCTGCTTCTGGTCGCGGCGAACGAGGTGGCCCTCGTACAGCTGATCATGCTGCTCACCACGTCCGGCATGAGCGACGGGCCCAATCTCCTGCTCGCCGCCCTGCAGATCTGGGTCACGAACATCATCGCGTTCGCCCTGGTGTTCTGGGAGCTCGACCGCGGCGGACCGGTGTCCCGCCGGCACGCCGCCCGTGCGGACATGCCGCCGGCAGACTTCCGGTTTCCCCAAGACGAAGACCACGACGCGATCGACGAGGTGGCCGCGAGGTCCTCGCAGCGAATCGGCTGGGTGGCCTCGTTCGTCGACTACGCGTACTTCTCCCTGTCCAATTCCATGGCGTTCAGTCCCACCGACACGATGCCGCTCTCGGGCAGGGCGAAGGTGTTGATGGGTCTGGAAGCCGCTGGCGGGTTCATGCTCCTCGCCCTGGTGATTGCCCGGGCCGTCTCGCTCCTCGGTTGAGGGATCCCGCTCCCGCCTCCCGAGTAAGAAAGCCCCCGGAAGCCGAGTCGCTTGCGGGGACCTTCGGTTGAAGACTGTGCTCTGCGTTTAGCCGAACGGGACGGCGCCGACCAGCACGCCGACGAACAGCATCACCAGCGAGACCACGCAGGCTCGCCAGAGCACCTTCTTGTGGTGGTCGCCGAGGTTGACGCCGGCGAGGGAGACGAGCAGCAGAATGGCCGGTACCAGCGGGCTCTGCAGGTGCACGGGCTGGCCGATGATCGAGGCACGGGCCATCTCGACCGGGTCGATGCCGTAGGTCGCCGCGCTCTCGGCGAGCACGGGGAGGATGCCGAAGTAGAACGCGTCGTTGGACATGAAGAAGGTCATCGGGATGGAGAGCACCCCGGTGATGACCGCCAGGTACTCACCCATCGAGGCCGGCACAACCTGCACGACCCAGTCGGCCATGGCCGTGACCATGCCGGTGCCGTTGAGCACGCCGACGAGCACACCGGCGGCGAGCACCATCGACACGACGCCGACGATGCTGGGGGCGTGCGCCACGATCTCGTCGGCCTGGCTGCGGAGCTTGGGGAAGTTGATCACGAGCGCCACCGCCGTGCCGACCATGAAGATGTAGGCCAGCGGCATGACGTCCAGCACGAGCAGCACCATCACGGCGACCGTCAGTGCGAGGTTCACCCAGATCAGCTTGGGCCGCAGCGTCGGCCGGTCCGCGCTGAGCATGGTGTCGGCCATCGCGGTGTCGCGCTCGTCCTCGAGAGCCAGCTGCTGGGCCAGGGTCGTGGGCCCGGCCGGCATCCGCTGGCCCGGACGCACCGTGAGGATGCCAGTGGTCGAGAGCGTTGCGGCTGCTCCGGGGCGCACGTCGGTGCCGCGCACGATGCGGTTGCCGCCAAAGAGCTTGCGCCCGAAGCTCGGTGCCGCGGTGGGCGCATCCGCCTGGGCGGCGGGGGAGTACTCGAGCGAGCCGATGCGCTTGCGCTCGCTCAGCCCCAGGAACCAGGCGAACGTCAGCGCGATGACGAGGCCCGTCGCCAGGGAGGGCAGCATGGGCACGAAGATGTCGGTGGGTGAGACGCCGAGCGCCGACGCGGCCCGCACGGTGGGGCCGCCCCACGGCACGATGTTGAGCGTGCCGTTCATGAGCCCCGCCACGCAGGTGAGCACCACCGGGCTCATGCCCAGACGCAGGTAGATCGGCAGCATCGCCGAGGTCGTGATGATGAAGGTCGTGGAGCCGTCGCCGTCGAGCGACACCGCGCCAGCCAGGATCGCCGTGCCCAACACCACCTTGGCCGGGTCGTTGCCGAGGAAGCGGGTGATGAAGCGGATGAGGGGATCGAACAGCCCGACGTCGATCA belongs to Cryobacterium sp. SO2 and includes:
- a CDS encoding VOC family protein encodes the protein MAELSPIQPCLWFDDQAREAMEYYVSVFPNSRILSIGEYPDETLDEHFGGMSGKVLNGQFRLNGVDFVCLDGGPAFTFNESISLVVSCRDQEEIDHYWSRLSHVPDSEQCGWCKDRFGLSWQIIPANMGEYTRRPEQIQVMMQQKKIVIAELENA
- a CDS encoding CitMHS family transporter; its protein translation is MLVILGFTMILTFMVLIMTRRLTPMVALILVPTIFGLFAGAGLGLGDMIIESIGDLAPTAALLMFAIMFFGIMIDVGLFDPLIRFITRFLGNDPAKVVLGTAILAGAVSLDGDGSTTFIITTSAMLPIYLRLGMSPVVLTCVAGLMNGTLNIVPWGGPTVRAASALGVSPTDIFVPMLPSLATGLVIALTFAWFLGLSERKRIGSLEYSPAAQADAPTAAPSFGRKLFGGNRIVRGTDVRPGAAATLSTTGILTVRPGQRMPAGPTTLAQQLALEDERDTAMADTMLSADRPTLRPKLIWVNLALTVAVMVLLVLDVMPLAYIFMVGTAVALVINFPKLRSQADEIVAHAPSIVGVVSMVLAAGVLVGVLNGTGMVTAMADWVVQVVPASMGEYLAVITGVLSIPMTFFMSNDAFYFGILPVLAESAATYGIDPVEMARASIIGQPVHLQSPLVPAILLLVSLAGVNLGDHHKKVLWRACVVSLVMLFVGVLVGAVPFG